In Mercurialis annua linkage group LG6, ddMerAnnu1.2, whole genome shotgun sequence, the following are encoded in one genomic region:
- the LOC126686336 gene encoding glutathione S-transferase T3-like — protein sequence MNFQSFIDDNRNINLNLNSEFSTQQSNSDDISIFTNNSDFGFSIPPETNSTNSKRQRSCNFTVEEDLHIVSSWLNISIDAIQGNEQKHRTYWTRLWEYFHKYRRFESERTHISLMNRWSTIQLATNKFCGCYAQIESRNQSGINEQDKIANAKILFQELNKGKFQFEHCWNILRFKPKWLEDCEKKKPTKKKDKIHVNAPASETGFTLGDDNITGTNFIDLERPPGRKVEKEKKKRKNKEMENDSSDSYMNILQEMREEKKQFNEKKLDIFEKVYVQGQERLLYEKEKMRLEQLKEDERIMGIDTTGMPEMLANFYIRCQSEIIERKSRNF from the exons ATGAATTTCCAAAGTTTCATAGATGACAACAGGAACATCAATCTCAATTTAAATTCTGAATTCTCTACCCAACAATCAAACTCAGATgatatttctatttttacaaataattcAGATTTTGGTTTTTCTATTCCACCAGAAACAAATTCTACCAATTCGAAAAGACAGCGTAGCTGTAATTTTACCGTAGAAGAAGATCTACATATTGTTTCATCGTGGCTTAATATCAGTATTGATGCTATACAAGGGAACGAACAAAAACATAGAACGTATTGGACAAGATTATGGGAGTACTTTCATAAATACAGACGTTTTGAATCCGAACGAACGCATATTTCTTTAATGAATCGTTGGTCAACAATTCAGTTAGCTACAAATAAGTTTTGCGGATGTTATGCTCAAATTGAATCGAGAAATCAAAGTGGGATCAATGAGCAAGACAAG aTTGCTAATGCAAAAATTTTATTTCAAGAACTAAACAAAGGCAAATTTCAGTTTGAACATTGTTGGAACATACTACGATTCAAACCAAAATGGTTAGAAGATTGTGAAAAGAAAAAACCaacgaaaaaaaaagacaaGATTCATGTTAATGCTCCTGCTTCAGAGACTGGATTTACTTTAGGAGATGACAATATTACAGGTAcgaattttatcgatttagagAGACCTCCTGGAAGAAAGGTCgagaaggaaaaaaagaaaagaaagaacaaAGAGATGGAAAATGATTCGTCGGATTCATACATGAATATATTGCAAGAAATGAGAGAGGAAAAGAAGCAAttcaatgaaaaaaaattagatatatttgAAAAAGTATATGTTCAAGGACAAGAGAGACTTCTTTATGAGAAAGAAAAGATGCGATTAGAACAATTGAAAGAAGATGAAAGGATAATGGGAATAGATACGACTGGAATGCCTGAAATGCTTGCGAATTTTTATATTCGATGTCAAAGCGAGATCATTGAAAGGAAATCTagaaatttttag